Proteins from one Microbacterium sp. Root553 genomic window:
- a CDS encoding ABC transporter substrate-binding protein: MHHEVMRRRGLIAVTGAALAALVLSGCVASERGDDGAEGSGDVDGTFVFAASSDPASLDPAFAQDGESFRVSRQIFEGLVGTEPGTADPAPLLAESWESSDDGMSHTFALKEDVTFHDGTPFNAEAVCANFDRWYNWTGLAASEAFGYYYNKLFKGYASDPANAVYKSCTPDGDYSVTIELNKPFAGFVASLSLPSFGMQSPSALQEFGADDVSGSAEAPVLSEYAMGHPVGTGPYQFDEWAPGEQVSLKAYGDYWGDAGQIDEIIFRTIDDPTARRQALESGSIDGYDLVGPADTQALEDDGFTMVSRPPFTILYLAFNQAIPELQDPKVREALSYAVDKDALISQVLPEGTEKAIEFVPDTVNGYNPDVTTYDYDPEKAKSLLAEAGYDEANPLKLTFNYPVNVSRPYMPDPEQIFTVLSSQLSEVGVETTPVSEEWVEYLDRTTGTSDHGIHLLGWTGDYNDTDNFVGVFFGQQSSEWGFDNPELFQKLDEARGVSNLEDQTALYEEINEMVAQFIPGVPLAHPAPTLAFDPRVKSYPASPVNDEVFTDIVLTE, from the coding sequence ATGCACCATGAAGTCATGCGTCGGCGAGGTCTCATCGCCGTCACCGGAGCGGCGCTCGCCGCGCTGGTCCTCTCGGGATGTGTCGCCAGCGAGCGCGGCGACGACGGGGCAGAGGGCTCGGGAGATGTGGACGGCACGTTCGTGTTCGCCGCATCGTCGGACCCGGCCAGCCTCGACCCGGCATTCGCGCAGGACGGCGAGAGCTTCCGCGTCTCGCGTCAGATCTTCGAGGGTCTGGTCGGCACCGAGCCCGGCACGGCCGACCCCGCCCCGCTGCTCGCCGAGTCGTGGGAATCATCGGATGACGGCATGAGCCACACCTTCGCCCTCAAGGAGGACGTCACCTTCCACGACGGCACCCCCTTCAACGCCGAGGCCGTCTGCGCGAACTTCGACCGCTGGTACAACTGGACCGGCCTCGCCGCCTCCGAAGCGTTCGGCTACTACTACAACAAGCTCTTCAAGGGCTACGCGTCCGACCCCGCGAACGCCGTGTACAAGTCCTGCACCCCCGACGGCGACTACTCCGTGACGATCGAGCTCAACAAGCCGTTCGCAGGCTTCGTCGCCTCGCTCTCGCTGCCTTCGTTCGGGATGCAGAGCCCGTCGGCCCTGCAGGAGTTCGGCGCCGACGATGTCAGCGGCTCCGCCGAGGCGCCCGTGCTGTCCGAGTACGCGATGGGTCACCCCGTCGGCACCGGTCCCTACCAGTTCGACGAGTGGGCACCGGGCGAGCAGGTCTCGCTCAAGGCCTATGGCGACTACTGGGGCGACGCGGGTCAGATCGACGAGATCATCTTCCGCACGATCGACGACCCGACCGCGCGTCGTCAGGCTCTCGAGTCCGGCTCGATCGACGGCTACGACCTGGTGGGCCCCGCCGACACCCAGGCGCTCGAGGACGACGGCTTCACCATGGTGTCGCGCCCTCCGTTCACGATCCTCTACCTGGCGTTCAACCAGGCGATCCCCGAGCTGCAGGACCCCAAGGTCCGTGAGGCGCTCTCGTACGCGGTCGACAAGGACGCCCTGATCAGCCAGGTCCTGCCCGAGGGTACAGAGAAGGCGATCGAGTTCGTCCCCGACACCGTCAACGGCTACAACCCCGACGTCACGACGTACGACTACGACCCTGAGAAGGCCAAGTCGCTGCTGGCCGAGGCCGGCTACGACGAGGCCAACCCGCTGAAGCTCACCTTCAACTACCCGGTCAACGTCTCGCGTCCGTACATGCCGGACCCCGAGCAGATCTTCACGGTCCTGTCGTCGCAGCTCTCCGAGGTCGGCGTCGAGACCACCCCGGTCTCGGAGGAGTGGGTCGAGTACCTCGACCGCACCACCGGCACGTCCGACCACGGCATCCACCTGCTCGGCTGGACCGGCGACTACAACGACACCGACAACTTCGTCGGCGTCTTCTTCGGCCAGCAGAGCTCGGAGTGGGGCTTCGACAACCCCGAGCTGTTCCAGAAGCTCGACGAGGCTCGTGGCGTCTCCAACCTCGAGGACCAGACGGCCCTCTACGAGGAGATCAACGAGATGGTCGCGCAGTTCATCCCCGGCGTTCCGCTCGCGCACCCGGCGCCGACCCTGGCGTTCGACCCGCGAGTCAAGAGCTACCCCGCCAGCCCGGTGAACGACGAGGTC
- a CDS encoding MurR/RpiR family transcriptional regulator translates to MDADVLALVRRSVPRLTAAEARVAETILGDPTLVVDLAINDLARLCNTSLSTVARFAQTLGFTGYRELRVAVARTVTLAQAQRARFGLDTTAIDPHDEPAAIAAKLAAQEIDAIEKTALGLDADALDRVARAVIDARHVDLFGQAASSLTAQDLQQKLARIGCSVAHSADPHLALTTASLRTPGDVVIAFSHGGETQEVVRAVEVARDAGALSVAITGVPDSTLALAADVVLLTYAQESPFRMAAMSSRIAQLALVDILFVRIVQHRGEPVVIPLQLTHDAAASRRRR, encoded by the coding sequence GTGGACGCCGATGTTCTAGCGCTGGTACGGAGATCCGTCCCGCGACTGACTGCCGCTGAGGCCCGAGTCGCGGAGACGATCCTCGGCGACCCGACGCTCGTCGTCGATCTCGCGATCAACGATCTCGCCAGGCTCTGCAACACCTCGCTGTCGACCGTGGCGCGTTTCGCGCAGACACTGGGTTTCACGGGGTATCGGGAGCTGCGCGTCGCGGTGGCGCGCACCGTCACCCTCGCCCAGGCGCAGCGTGCACGGTTCGGACTCGACACCACCGCGATCGACCCCCATGACGAGCCGGCCGCCATCGCCGCCAAGCTCGCGGCGCAGGAGATCGACGCCATCGAGAAGACCGCCCTGGGGCTCGATGCCGACGCGCTCGACCGCGTCGCGCGTGCGGTCATCGATGCGCGGCACGTCGACCTCTTCGGGCAGGCGGCGTCGTCTCTCACCGCGCAGGACCTGCAGCAGAAGCTCGCCCGCATCGGATGCTCCGTCGCTCACTCCGCCGATCCGCATCTGGCGCTGACGACGGCTTCTCTGCGCACCCCCGGCGACGTGGTGATCGCGTTCTCGCACGGCGGAGAGACGCAGGAGGTCGTGCGCGCGGTCGAGGTGGCGAGGGATGCAGGGGCGCTCTCGGTGGCGATCACCGGCGTGCCGGATTCGACCCTCGCCCTCGCGGCGGACGTCGTGCTGCTGACCTACGCGCAGGAGTCGCCGTTCCGGATGGCCGCGATGTCGAGCCGTATCGCGCAGCTCGCGCTCGTCGACATCCTGTTCGTGCGGATCGTCCAGCACCGGGGCGAGCCGGTGGTGATCCCGCTGCAGCTGACGCACGACGCCGCCGCCTCGCGTCGCCGCCGCTGA
- a CDS encoding glycoside hydrolase family 3 protein, translating into MSDDLTRLANGVLWPGFLGTEAPEWLLAELRDGLAGVVYFGQNMGEGLAELSASIRRANPAALIGIDEEGGNVTRLESATGSTLPGAAQLGAVDDVVATRAAAAELARRVAAVGADVVLGPVADVNTDHRNPVIGVRSFGDDPALVSRHVRAAVEGLQSGGVAACIKHFPGHGDTHLDSHHALPEITLDVDEIERVHLEPFRAAVADGVDTVMTAHIVVPAWGDEPATLNARVLGMLRGWGFAGVIISDALDMAAIRETVGIGGGAARALAAGVDLLCIGNPTNLGDAARPDQDHRDLLEARDGIVAAMRDGSLTRARVEEAAARVRALAETLRARAAEAQAPLGYDAADVVARAVTGATADADALAVVDARRRSSLAVDSASAHVVEVLAADGHRGRVDVARAGAEEQDAALDAAVAAPGLTVILLDRPDADAAQRSLVDRAAERDPAAVVVNVGLPARRPLALPVVEVGAASRIGAQEARRRLTGGTSSARISSSDDTRRAL; encoded by the coding sequence ATGAGCGACGACCTCACCCGTCTCGCGAACGGCGTGCTCTGGCCGGGCTTCCTCGGCACGGAGGCGCCGGAGTGGCTGCTCGCCGAGCTGCGCGACGGGCTCGCCGGGGTCGTCTACTTCGGCCAGAACATGGGGGAGGGACTGGCGGAGCTCAGTGCGTCCATCCGCCGTGCGAACCCCGCCGCGCTCATCGGGATCGACGAGGAGGGTGGCAACGTCACGCGCCTCGAATCCGCGACGGGCTCGACGCTGCCCGGCGCCGCGCAGCTCGGCGCCGTCGACGACGTCGTCGCGACCAGGGCCGCGGCCGCGGAACTGGCGCGACGCGTCGCTGCCGTCGGTGCCGACGTCGTGCTCGGCCCGGTGGCCGACGTCAACACCGACCATCGGAACCCGGTGATCGGCGTGCGCTCGTTCGGTGACGACCCTGCACTCGTGTCGCGTCACGTGCGCGCCGCGGTCGAGGGGCTCCAGAGCGGCGGGGTGGCCGCGTGCATCAAGCACTTCCCCGGACACGGCGACACCCACCTCGACTCCCATCACGCCCTCCCGGAGATCACCCTCGACGTCGACGAGATCGAGCGGGTGCACCTCGAGCCCTTCCGCGCCGCGGTCGCCGACGGCGTCGACACCGTCATGACGGCGCACATCGTCGTGCCGGCATGGGGTGACGAGCCCGCGACCCTCAACGCCCGCGTGCTGGGCATGCTGCGCGGATGGGGTTTCGCCGGGGTGATCATCTCGGACGCGCTCGACATGGCGGCGATCCGCGAGACCGTGGGCATCGGCGGCGGGGCCGCGAGGGCGCTCGCGGCCGGAGTCGATCTGCTGTGCATCGGCAACCCGACCAACCTCGGAGATGCGGCACGGCCGGATCAGGATCACCGCGATCTCCTCGAGGCGCGCGACGGGATCGTCGCCGCGATGCGCGATGGCTCGCTGACCCGCGCCAGGGTGGAGGAGGCCGCGGCCCGCGTGCGGGCGCTCGCCGAGACCCTGCGAGCGCGGGCCGCCGAGGCGCAGGCGCCCCTCGGGTACGACGCGGCCGACGTCGTCGCGCGGGCGGTCACCGGCGCGACGGCGGATGCCGATGCGCTCGCTGTCGTCGACGCGCGGCGTCGCTCGTCGCTCGCGGTCGACAGCGCTTCCGCGCACGTGGTCGAGGTGCTCGCCGCCGACGGACATCGGGGCCGCGTCGATGTGGCTCGTGCCGGCGCGGAGGAGCAGGACGCCGCGCTCGATGCGGCCGTCGCCGCCCCAGGCCTCACCGTGATCCTGCTCGACCGCCCCGATGCCGACGCCGCGCAGCGGTCACTCGTCGATCGGGCGGCTGAGCGCGACCCCGCGGCCGTGGTGGTGAACGTCGGGCTGCCGGCCCGACGCCCGCTCGCGCTCCCCGTCGTCGAGGTCGGTGCGGCGAGCCGGATCGGCGCACAGGAGGCCAGGCGTCGGCTCACCGGCGGCACGAGTTCTGCCCGCATTTCGTCATCCGACGACACCCGGCGGGCTCTCTGA
- a CDS encoding carbohydrate ABC transporter permease, producing MNPRASLRSRIGTGIAVAAVLIFTLFPVYWMVSSAFDAKASSGGQSLLPQEFTFDNFAFVLTEGGFGTFLRNSAIVAVVTVLVSALVCLLAAVAVARFRFRFRTTVLMMILVVQMVPLEALVIPLFLQVKSLGLLNSILGLMVVYVALSLAFGIWMLRGFVAAVPVELEEAAYIDGASWWRMFRSILLPLVMPGLVATSIFSFITAWNEFIFAMTILGAQTDQYTVSIGLKSFFGLFANDWGSIMAASTIITLPVMIFFVIVQRRLSAGMVAGAVKG from the coding sequence GTGAACCCCCGCGCCTCTCTCCGCTCCCGCATCGGCACCGGGATCGCGGTCGCGGCCGTCCTGATCTTCACGCTGTTCCCCGTCTACTGGATGGTCTCCAGCGCGTTCGATGCGAAGGCATCCAGTGGCGGGCAGTCCCTGCTGCCGCAGGAGTTCACCTTCGACAACTTCGCCTTCGTGCTGACGGAGGGCGGTTTCGGCACCTTCCTGCGCAACTCGGCGATCGTCGCGGTCGTCACCGTGCTCGTGAGCGCTCTCGTCTGCCTGCTCGCGGCCGTCGCTGTCGCACGGTTCCGCTTCAGGTTCCGCACCACGGTGCTCATGATGATCCTCGTCGTGCAGATGGTGCCGCTCGAGGCGCTCGTCATCCCGCTGTTCCTGCAGGTCAAGAGCCTCGGGCTGCTCAACAGCATCCTGGGGTTGATGGTCGTGTACGTCGCGCTCTCGCTCGCCTTCGGCATCTGGATGCTGCGCGGCTTCGTCGCCGCGGTCCCGGTCGAGCTGGAGGAGGCCGCGTACATCGACGGGGCGAGCTGGTGGCGGATGTTCCGCTCGATCCTGCTGCCGCTCGTGATGCCGGGCCTCGTCGCCACGAGCATCTTCAGCTTCATCACGGCATGGAACGAGTTCATCTTCGCCATGACGATCCTCGGTGCGCAGACCGACCAGTACACGGTCTCGATCGGTCTGAAGTCGTTCTTCGGCCTGTTCGCGAACGACTGGGGCAGCATCATGGCGGCGTCGACGATCATCACCCTGCCGGTCATGATCTTCTTCGTGATCGTCCAGCGCCGCCTCTCGGCGGGCATGGTCGCGGGTGCGGTGAAGGGATGA
- a CDS encoding carbohydrate ABC transporter permease, which translates to MSMVHAPLPATETEPRSASVAGGRPRRRGLSLITARPWLLLAPGLVILAVLMLWPLIQVVVYSLQDYGLREINTGESNWIGFQNYIEALTDPTLWTVVLPNTVGFAAVAVFVTVAVGTLVALLLARLGTVWRTIVSSCIMVAWAMPAVTGTYVWTFIFDADRGIFNSVLRDLGLMDDPVNWFTNQWSFYAIVLLNVVHHGFPFVAITVLAGLLGVSKEMLEAAALDGANAWMRFWKIIFPTLKPVFSVVIILSTIWDFKVFAQVYLMPGGGGGNRQVLNLGVWSYVESFGQNRYGFGAALAVLLTLVLIGITIVYIRSLMKEDEL; encoded by the coding sequence ATGTCGATGGTGCACGCGCCGCTGCCGGCCACGGAGACGGAGCCCCGCTCCGCCTCCGTGGCCGGCGGGCGGCCCCGCCGGCGAGGTCTCTCGCTGATCACGGCCCGCCCGTGGCTCCTGCTCGCTCCCGGGCTCGTGATCCTCGCGGTGCTCATGCTCTGGCCGCTCATCCAGGTGGTCGTGTACTCGCTGCAGGACTACGGTCTGCGCGAGATCAACACGGGCGAGAGCAACTGGATCGGATTCCAGAACTACATCGAGGCGCTCACCGATCCGACCCTGTGGACGGTCGTCCTGCCGAACACCGTGGGCTTCGCCGCCGTGGCCGTGTTCGTCACGGTCGCCGTCGGCACTCTGGTCGCTCTGCTGCTGGCCCGGCTCGGCACGGTGTGGCGCACCATCGTCTCCAGCTGCATCATGGTGGCCTGGGCGATGCCCGCCGTCACGGGGACCTATGTGTGGACGTTCATCTTCGACGCGGATCGCGGCATCTTCAACAGCGTGCTGCGCGACCTCGGGCTGATGGACGACCCGGTGAACTGGTTCACCAATCAGTGGTCGTTCTACGCGATCGTGCTGCTCAACGTGGTGCACCACGGGTTCCCGTTCGTCGCGATCACGGTGCTCGCCGGGCTCCTCGGCGTCTCGAAGGAGATGCTCGAAGCGGCCGCCCTCGACGGCGCCAACGCCTGGATGCGCTTCTGGAAGATCATCTTCCCGACCCTCAAGCCCGTGTTCTCGGTGGTCATCATCCTGTCGACCATCTGGGACTTCAAGGTGTTCGCGCAGGTGTACCTCATGCCGGGTGGCGGCGGGGGCAACCGCCAGGTCCTGAATCTCGGCGTCTGGTCATATGTCGAGTCGTTCGGTCAGAACCGCTACGGCTTCGGCGCCGCGCTCGCCGTGCTGCTCACCCTCGTGCTGATCGGCATCACCATCGTGTACATCCGATCCCTCATGAAGGAGGACGAGCTGTGA
- a CDS encoding sugar ABC transporter substrate-binding protein — protein sequence MHKRILPVVALGAVATLGLAACAGGATGDGGAVDGEGQELTVWIMKGTNPDASAFYDEVSSAFEEETGATVKIEEIQWADAHDRFVTSIAGGTTPDIAETGTTWTAEFADAGALEPLDEYVDAEKGLRDDLVEGLAVAGTYDDELYGMPWYAGVRSIVYRTDVFEELGLEAPKTWDDIVTAGEAIKAAKPDMLPFPVAGDAEFQVYPWVWGAGGEVATLDGKKWTSELDSDESQAGIEFYTGLATEHGFSSAGATTWKETDLRDSFTQGNVAMMLSGSWTPKALIEANPELDGKIGAAVIPGEDGGIAPSVLGGSHLSVFNTTKNAELSWQFVKLMTTGEFAEKWADETGYFPGVQSAMEEALASTDPLVAPFAQQMVEGGASVPVTPNFGAVQAKKTTNSMIQAILSGQKDVATATKDAAAEMTDLLNK from the coding sequence ATGCACAAGCGCATTCTTCCGGTCGTGGCGCTCGGCGCTGTGGCCACCCTGGGCCTGGCGGCCTGTGCCGGTGGCGCAACCGGCGACGGTGGAGCCGTCGACGGAGAGGGCCAGGAGCTCACCGTCTGGATCATGAAGGGCACCAACCCCGACGCCAGCGCTTTCTACGACGAGGTGTCCTCGGCATTCGAGGAGGAGACCGGGGCGACCGTCAAGATCGAGGAGATCCAGTGGGCCGACGCCCACGACCGCTTCGTGACCTCGATCGCCGGCGGCACCACCCCGGACATCGCCGAGACCGGCACCACCTGGACCGCGGAGTTCGCGGACGCGGGTGCGCTCGAGCCGCTCGACGAGTACGTCGACGCCGAGAAGGGCCTGCGCGACGACCTCGTCGAGGGTCTGGCTGTGGCCGGCACCTACGATGACGAGCTCTACGGCATGCCCTGGTACGCCGGCGTGCGCTCGATCGTCTACCGCACCGACGTGTTCGAGGAACTCGGCCTCGAGGCTCCGAAGACGTGGGACGACATCGTCACCGCGGGCGAGGCCATCAAGGCCGCCAAGCCCGACATGCTGCCCTTCCCCGTCGCCGGGGACGCCGAGTTCCAGGTCTACCCGTGGGTCTGGGGTGCGGGCGGCGAGGTCGCCACCCTCGACGGTAAGAAGTGGACGAGCGAGCTCGACAGCGACGAGTCGCAGGCGGGCATCGAGTTCTACACGGGCCTCGCCACCGAGCACGGCTTCTCTTCGGCCGGCGCCACCACGTGGAAGGAGACCGACCTGCGCGACTCCTTCACCCAGGGCAACGTCGCCATGATGCTCTCGGGCTCGTGGACCCCCAAGGCGCTCATCGAGGCCAACCCCGAGCTCGACGGCAAGATCGGCGCGGCCGTGATCCCGGGCGAGGACGGCGGGATCGCTCCGTCGGTGCTCGGCGGCTCGCACCTGTCGGTGTTCAACACCACCAAGAACGCCGAGCTCTCGTGGCAGTTCGTCAAGCTGATGACCACGGGCGAGTTCGCCGAGAAGTGGGCCGATGAGACCGGCTACTTCCCCGGAGTCCAGTCGGCGATGGAAGAGGCCCTCGCCTCGACCGACCCGCTGGTCGCGCCGTTCGCCCAGCAGATGGTCGAGGGCGGAGCATCCGTGCCCGTCACCCCGAACTTCGGCGCCGTGCAGGCGAAGAAGACGACGAACTCGATGATCCAGGCCATCCTCAGCGGGCAGAAGGACGTCGCCACGGCGACGAAGGATGCCGCGGCCGAGATGACCGACCTGCTCAACAAGTAA
- a CDS encoding spermidine synthase: protein MGRTRARDTEHPQARLDHGGLARIVPSEFTTGFELIVDETPQSHVDLDDPTHLHFEYIVRMGAVIDQLAAGPLTAVHLGAGALTLPRYIEATRPGSRQQVIELEAPLVALVRENLPLPRGASIRLRIGDAREGIARLPSALIESCDLVVSDVYSGAQTPAHLTSIEFYRELSALLSPGGVLLVNVADGPGLAFARRQLATIAEVLPEIAVLADTQVLKGRHFGNLVMAASAAPLPTEWLPRMLAAGPHPAKIAQGAEARAFLQGARVVTDADAVPSPRPDASLFLR, encoded by the coding sequence ATGGGCAGGACGCGAGCACGAGACACCGAGCATCCTCAGGCCCGTCTCGACCACGGCGGTCTCGCCAGGATCGTGCCCTCGGAGTTCACGACCGGGTTCGAACTCATCGTCGACGAGACGCCGCAGTCCCACGTCGACCTCGACGATCCCACCCACCTGCACTTCGAGTACATCGTGCGCATGGGCGCCGTGATCGACCAGCTCGCCGCCGGGCCTCTCACCGCCGTGCATCTCGGCGCCGGTGCACTCACCCTCCCCCGTTACATCGAGGCGACGCGACCGGGTTCCCGGCAGCAGGTCATCGAGCTCGAAGCACCCCTCGTCGCGCTCGTGCGCGAGAACCTGCCGCTCCCCCGCGGCGCCTCGATCCGGCTGCGGATCGGCGACGCCCGCGAGGGCATCGCCCGTCTGCCCTCCGCCCTCATCGAGAGCTGCGACCTCGTGGTCTCGGACGTGTACTCCGGCGCCCAGACCCCCGCGCACCTGACCAGCATCGAGTTCTACCGCGAGCTCTCGGCGCTCCTCTCCCCCGGCGGCGTGCTGCTCGTCAACGTCGCCGACGGACCCGGCCTCGCGTTCGCGCGACGCCAGCTCGCGACCATCGCGGAGGTGCTGCCCGAGATCGCCGTGCTCGCCGACACCCAGGTGCTGAAGGGTCGCCACTTCGGCAATCTCGTCATGGCCGCCTCGGCCGCACCGCTGCCCACGGAATGGCTGCCGCGGATGCTGGCCGCCGGACCGCATCCGGCCAAGATCGCCCAGGGCGCCGAGGCGCGAGCCTTCCTGCAGGGCGCACGCGTGGTGACCGACGCCGACGCCGTGCCCTCGCCCCGGCCCGACGCGTCACTGTTCCTGCGCTGA
- a CDS encoding SprT-like domain-containing protein, translated as MAELDRVRVWGDALITLHLDTSWSFDFDHAKRRAGQCDYTKKRITVSRYLAARFDDDEIHQVLLHEVAHAIAGHEAAHGPAWKRVARDLGYVGGTTHHGETAVELAPWVGRCPSGHVTYRHRRPTRATSCARCSRSYDARYVFEWTRREITADTRLAAQMSR; from the coding sequence ATGGCGGAACTTGACCGGGTGCGCGTCTGGGGCGACGCACTGATCACGCTGCATCTCGACACGAGCTGGTCGTTCGACTTCGACCACGCCAAGCGCCGAGCAGGGCAGTGCGACTACACGAAGAAGCGGATCACGGTGTCGCGTTACCTGGCCGCGCGATTCGACGACGATGAGATCCATCAGGTGCTTCTGCACGAGGTCGCGCACGCCATCGCCGGTCACGAAGCGGCTCATGGTCCCGCGTGGAAGCGCGTGGCCCGCGACCTCGGATACGTCGGTGGCACCACCCATCACGGCGAGACCGCTGTGGAACTGGCGCCGTGGGTCGGCCGTTGCCCCTCCGGACACGTCACCTATCGGCACCGCCGTCCGACGCGGGCGACGTCCTGTGCCCGGTGCTCACGGTCGTACGACGCGCGCTACGTGTTCGAGTGGACGCGCCGCGAGATCACGGCCGACACCCGGCTCGCCGCTCAGATGTCCCGCTGA
- a CDS encoding DUF3054 domain-containing protein, whose amino-acid sequence MRYVPALILDAVLVLVFAVIGRASHEEDPGGFLLTAWPFLVALLLGHLVAALLPARPRRPWSLAWGAVAWAVTVVGGLLLRVVSGDTAQIAFIIVATLVLAVFLLGWRALAAFLRRRAGRADVAPTDDTMDVDPASGGEAASASGAGRVADAAAPSDPDDDDRAR is encoded by the coding sequence ATGAGGTACGTTCCCGCACTCATCCTCGATGCCGTCCTGGTGCTCGTGTTCGCCGTGATCGGCCGCGCCTCGCACGAGGAGGACCCCGGTGGGTTCCTGCTCACGGCCTGGCCCTTCCTCGTCGCGCTGCTGCTCGGCCACCTCGTCGCCGCGCTGCTGCCTGCGCGCCCGCGTCGCCCGTGGTCCCTGGCCTGGGGCGCGGTGGCATGGGCTGTGACCGTCGTCGGGGGCCTCCTTCTTCGCGTGGTCTCCGGGGACACCGCGCAGATCGCCTTCATCATCGTCGCGACCCTCGTGCTGGCCGTGTTCCTGCTCGGTTGGCGTGCTCTGGCGGCGTTCCTGCGTCGTCGGGCCGGTCGCGCGGATGTCGCACCCACGGACGACACGATGGACGTCGACCCCGCGTCCGGTGGAGAGGCCGCATCGGCGTCCGGTGCCGGGCGCGTCGCGGATGCGGCGGCGCCGTCTGACCCGGACGACGACGACCGCGCGCGCTGA
- a CDS encoding 2-phosphosulfolactate phosphatase, whose product MPSAFDQSTYQVRLDWGVEGLERLAPADVVVVVDVLRFSSSVADAVASGTTVALDDAVTWSRNGAAVAARARDDSRAAQAGTGDAPVVLVGSLRNASAVARAVATLQERRQARTSVAVIAAGEADSSGVLRFAVEDQLGAGAVISALTDLGIDHTAPDAAVAAEGFRALSRALRHLIGASGSARELAEGVAATDRMRAAGVVPASTAEAAQVDALDVVPILREGVFAAFE is encoded by the coding sequence ATGCCGTCTGCGTTCGATCAGTCCACGTATCAGGTGCGCCTCGACTGGGGCGTCGAGGGGCTCGAACGTCTCGCTCCGGCCGATGTCGTCGTGGTGGTCGACGTGCTGCGGTTCTCCTCGAGCGTGGCGGATGCCGTCGCATCCGGCACCACGGTGGCGCTCGACGATGCCGTGACCTGGTCTCGCAACGGGGCCGCGGTCGCCGCGCGCGCCCGTGACGATTCCCGCGCCGCACAGGCGGGTACCGGTGATGCTCCCGTCGTCCTGGTGGGGAGTCTGCGCAACGCCTCCGCCGTCGCCAGGGCTGTGGCCACCCTGCAGGAGCGCAGACAGGCGCGCACCTCCGTCGCGGTGATCGCCGCGGGCGAGGCCGACTCCTCCGGCGTGCTCCGCTTCGCCGTCGAGGACCAGCTCGGAGCGGGCGCAGTGATCTCCGCGCTGACCGACCTGGGCATCGATCACACCGCACCGGATGCCGCGGTCGCCGCCGAGGGCTTCCGCGCCCTGTCGCGGGCGCTGCGACACCTCATCGGAGCGAGCGGTTCGGCTCGGGAGCTCGCCGAGGGCGTCGCCGCGACCGATCGCATGCGGGCGGCGGGGGTCGTCCCGGCGTCGACCGCCGAGGCCGCGCAGGTCGACGCGCTCGACGTGGTGCCGATCCTGCGCGAGGGTGTCTTCGCCGCGTTCGAGTGA